A portion of the Oncorhynchus gorbuscha isolate QuinsamMale2020 ecotype Even-year linkage group LG07, OgorEven_v1.0, whole genome shotgun sequence genome contains these proteins:
- the LOC124039395 gene encoding mitoregulin-like, producing the protein MADVSERTLQVAIAISFAVGFLSGWQANRARRKFLDWRKKRLQDKLSETQKKLDLA; encoded by the coding sequence ATGGCGGACGTTTCTGAGAGGACGCTGCAAGTTGCAATCGCTATTTCATTCGCAGTCGGTTTCCTTTCTGGATGGCAGGCCAACCGAGCGCGGAGGAAGTTCCTTGATTGGAGAAAGAAACGACTGCAGGATAAACTCTCCGAAACACAGAAGAAACTGGACTTGGCATGA
- the cisd1 gene encoding CDGSH iron-sulfur domain-containing protein 1 has protein sequence MSSNVSLSKGELAAAIGVTAGATAAGILLFQYLSKGSGVKPKVNLDLQKDNPKVVHAFDIEDLGDKAVYCRCWRSKKFPYCDGAHAKHNQETGDNVGPLIIKRKEA, from the exons ATGAGTTCAAACGTTTCCTTGTCAAAAG GGGAGTTGGCGGCAGCCATCGGTGTGACTGCAGGAGCTACAGCTGCGGGCATCCTCCTCTTCCAGTACCTCTCCAAGGGGTCAGGGGTCAAGCCCAAGGTCAACTTGGACCTGCAGAAAGACAACCCCAAAGTGGTGCATGCTTTCGACATCGAGGACCTCGGGGATAAGGCGGTGTACTGCAGGTGTTGGAGATCTAAGAAG TTTCCCTACTGTGATGGTGCTCATGCTAAACACAACCAGGAGACGGGGGATAACGTCGGTCCTCTCATCATAAAAAGAAAGGAGGCCTGA